The region CACGCGCACGGCCTCGACCTGCCGCACTACGCCGTCTCCATCGTCCGCGGGCGCGGCATCGACCCCGCCGCGCTCGGCTGGCTCGCCGCCCACCACGACCCGGCCGACGCCGTCTTCGTCGACGGCTGGACGGGCAAGGGCGCCATCACCCGCGAACTCGCCGACGCCATGGGCGACTTCCCCGGCTTCCGCCCGGAGATCGCGGTCCTGGCCGACCCCGGCGGCTGCGTGTCCACCTACGGCACCCGCGACGACTTCCTGATCCCCTCCGCGTGCCTCAACTCCACCGTCTCCGGCCTGGTCTCGCGCACCGTGCTGCGCGCCGACCTCATCGGGCCCGGCGAATTCCACGGCGCCAAGTTCTACCGCGACCTCGCGGACTCCGACGTCTCCGCGCTCTTCCTCGACACCGTCACCGCCGCCTTCGACACCGTCGGCGCCGGCGTCGCCGAGGACGTCAAGTCGCTGCGCTCCCAGGACCGCTCACCCACCTGGGCGGGCTGGGCCGCGGTCGAGCGGATCAGCGAGGAGTACGGCATCGGCGACATCAACCTGGTCAAGCCCGGCGTCGGCGAGACCACCCGGGTACTGCTGCGCCGCGTCCCGTGGAAGATCCTCGCCCAGCGCGGCGCGGGCGCCGACCTCGACCACGTCAGGCTGCTCGCCGCCCAGCGCGGTGTGCCCGTCGAGGAGACCGACGGGCTGCCGTACTCCTGCGTCGGCCTGATCCACCCCCGCTACACCCGCGGCGCGACCGGCACCGACGGCAAGGCGGTGACCGGCCTGTGAACCGCACCTACAGCCGGACGATCGTCGCCAGCGACCTCGACCGCACCCTCATCTACTCCGCCGCCGCGCTCGCCCTGGCCATGCCCGACGAGGAGGCGCCCCGGCTGCTGACGGTCGAGGTCCACGAGGCGAAGCCGCTGTCGTACATGACGGAGGCGGCCGGCCGGCTGCTGGTCGAACTCGCCGACGCCGTACGCTTCGTGCCCGCCACCACCCGCACCCGCAAGCAGTACCGGCGGATCAGCCTGCCGGGGCCGCAGCCGAGCTACGCGATCTGCGCCAACGGCGGCCACCTGCTGGTCGCCGGGCGCACCGACCACGACTGGAACGCCGAGATGCGGCGGCGGCTCACCGAGGGGTCCGCGCCGCTCGCCGAGGTGCGCGCGCACCTGGCCGCCACCGCGGACCCCGAATGGCTGCGCAAGGAGCGGGTCGCGGAGGAGCTGTTCGCCTACCTGGTGGTGGACCGGGACCGGCTCCCCGCCGGCTGGGTCAAGGAACTCGCCGCCTGGGCCGAGCCGCTGGGCTGGACCGTGTCGCTCCAGGGCCGCAAGATCTACGCCGTGCCCAAGCCGCTGTCCAAGAGCGCGGCCCTCGCCGAGGTCGTCCGGCGCACCGGCGCCGACCGGGTCATCGCGGCCGGCGACTCGCTCCTGGACGCCGATCTGCTGCTGGCCGCGGACGCCGGCTGGACGCCGGGCCACGGCGAGCTGGCCGACTCCGGCTGGACGGCGTCGCACGTGTCCGCGCTGGGTGTCGGCGGCGTGGCGGCCGGCGAGGAGATCCTCCGGCGGTTCCTGGCCGGCGTCCGGTCCTGACCGTCGCCCGCCCGGCGCGGGGGGCAGGGGTCAGGGGTCCCGGGGGGAGACCACCCGGGTGCAGTGCGCCCGGGTCAGCTCGACGCGGCGGGCGTTGACGCGTTCGCTGGACGCGATGAATTCGCGGGCCTCCCGCTCGCTGCGCCCGCCGCGGACATGCCGCCGCAGCAGCCGCCGCTCGCGCAGCCGCCGCGGGGTCTCGACGTACCACAGCTCGTCCAGGAGGTCGCGGACCTCGGCCCATCCGGGGCCGTCGTCGGCCAGGTAGTTGCCCTCGGTCACCACGAGCGCCGCCGACGCGGGGATGACGAGCCCCGCGGCGACCGGCTCGTCGATCCGCCGGTCGAAGTCCGGCGCGTACACCGGGTTCGACCGCTCCGCGCGGAGCCGCCGCAGCAGCACCACGTAGCCGTCGACGTCGAAGGTCTCCGGGGCGCCCTTGCGGTCCCGCAGGTGCAGCCGGTCCAATTGGGCGTTGGCCAGATGGAAGCCGTCCATCGGGACGTACGCGGCCGTATCGGCGCCGAGCCGGTCGTTGACGCCCGTGACCAGGCGCCGCGCCAGGGTCGACTTGCCGGCGGCGGGCGCCCCCGCCAGACCCAGCAGCGCGCGGCGGCCTGGGATGCTGGGCACCAGGGCAACCGCGTCATCGACAAGCATCCCGTCACCCTAAGCGCCGCACCTGGGAGCAGACTCTTGTACGAAACGAAGAACCCCCAGCTCACGCCCGAGCTGTACGGATACGTCCTCGACCACAACCCGCCGCTCGACCCGATCGAGCGCGAGCTGATCGAGGTCACCCACCGCAGCCTCGCCGATGTGTCGGGCATGCAGACCGCCGAGGAGCAGGGGCCGCTGCTGGCCTTCCTGGTCCGGCTGACCGGCGCCCGGCAGATCGTGGAGGTCGGCACCTTCACCGGCTTCTCGGCGCTGTCCATGGCGCGGGCGCTGCCCGCCGACGGGCGGCTGATCGCCTGCGACATCTCCGAGGAGTGGACCGCCGTGGGCCGCGAGGCCTGGGTGAAGGCGGGCGTCGCCGACCGGATCGACCTGCGGATCGCCCCGGCGATCGACACGCTGCGGGCACTGCCCGGCGGCAGCTGGATCGACCTGGTCTTCCTCGACGCCGACAAGGAGTCCTACATCGACTACTGGGAGGAGCTGCTGCCCCGGCTGAGGCCCGGCGGCCTGCTCGTAATCGACAACACCCTCTACCACGGCGATGTCGCCGACCCGGCGGCCACCGGCGGGGGCGCCGCCGTCCGCGCCTTCAACGACCATGTGCGGGCCGACGACCGGGTGGACGACGTCCTGCTCACCGTGGCCGACGGCCTCACGCTGGCCCGCAAGCGCCCGTAGCGCCCGTTTCTCCGCAGCACCCGGCGGCTTTCCCGGCTCAGTGCTGGGGCAGTCCCCGGCGCCGCGGCGGTGGCCTCGTGGCGGCCACCGCCGCGCGCTGCCGGGCCTCGCGTTCGCGCGCGGCCTCCTCCGGGTGGCGCCGCTGCCAGTACGGATTGTCGTGTGGAAGCCCGCCGGTGATCCGCCCGTACATCCCGAAGAACAGCAGCATCACCCCGACGGCGAAGCTGAACAGCACGTTCGACATCTTGAACGCCAGCAGATTGTTCCCGGTGTCCAGCAGCGCCAGATTCACGAAGCCGCTGAGCAGGAAGGCGACGCCCACGCAGATGTTCAGCGTGGAGGCGAAATTGCCGCCGGCGACCATGCCCACGAAGAGCAGGCCGCCGATCACGATGGAGATGATGCTCAGCGCGCCGTTGGAATTCAGTCCGGCGATGCGTTCACCCGCCTTGGACAGGAACGACACACCGTTCAGCAGGCCGAGGATGCCGAAGACGACGAGAATCAGGCCCATGATTCCCGCTCCGAAGCGGTAGACCTGGCTCAGCCGGTGATCGGCGGGGAAATGGTCGTCGAGTCGCATGGGCGGCCTCCTTCGGGGGCTGGACTCGTCGAGGAACGCCGTTGTTCCAGGATAGGTCCGGGCCGCCGGGGCAGCAGCGCGGCCCGGGTGCCCGCTACCCTGAGGCCATGCCTCGTTACGAGTACCGGTGCAAGACCTGTGGCGCCACCTTCGAGATGCGCCGCCCGATGTCGCAGTCCAGCGCCCCCGCGCCCTGCCCGCAGGGCCACGGCGACACCGTGAAGCTGCTCTCCACCGTGTCGGTGGGCGGCACCGCCTCGGCGGCCGGGTCCGCGGGCCCCGCGCCGGCGCCCGCGGGCGGCGGGGGCGGCTGCTGCGGCGGCGGTTGCTGCAGCTGACGGACGGGGGGCGGGTTGCTCGGGCCCTCGGGATGAGGGTCAGGCGCGGCCTGCCGCCGACCCGGGGCCTGCCCGGTCCGGCCCGACGCGGGGGCGTCAGGCGCGGCCTGCCGCCCGGTCCTCCCTGATGTTGGACACCACACGGTTCGCCGTCTCCCGGACGGCGGCCGTCTCGGTGAGGAAGGCCCAGTAGTCCGGGTGCCGGCCCTCCAGCGCGGCCAGCGCCCGGTCCAGCCTTGCCACCGCCTCGTCCAGCGGGCGGGCATGCCGCGGCTCCGGCGTGGAACGGCCCTGCATCGCCAGCCGCTGGGCGTCCCTGATCACGAAGCGGGTCCGCTCGACCTCGGCCTTCGGGTCCTTGCGTACCTCGTTCAGCCGGCGCAGCCGGTCGCCGGCCGCGCCCACCGCGCCGTCCACGTCGTCCATCAGGGTGCGGACCTCGGCCAGCTTCGCGGTGGCCTGCGCCCACTGCTGCCCGTCCCGCGCCCTGCGCGCCTCGGCGAGCGTCGCCTCCGCCTGCCGTACGGCCTGGTCGGCCTGCTCCGGCACCTGCTGGAGGTCCTCCCAGCAGGCCAGCGAGAAACGCCGCCGTAGCTCGCTGAGCACCGGCGCGACGCCCTCCGCCCGGGTGCCGAGGGCCTGCACCCGGGTACGCAGCGACACCAGCCGCTTGTCGATCTCCCTGGCCTGCTCGGGCAGCCGCTCGGCCTCGGCGCGTACCGCCTCCGCCTTGCGGCGGATGTCGTCGGCGCGCTGCACGGTCTCCTTCACGCCGTGCTTGGCGGGACCCTCGTTGAGCTTGGTCAGCTCGGGCGCCAGCGCCGCCAGCCGGGCCGCGAGATCGTCCGCGGTGATCCCGGCGGCGCGGACCTCGTCCAGCGCGTTGCTCGCCGCCAGCAGCGACTGCTTGGCCCGCTCCCGCGCGGGCGCCAGCCGGGCCAGCTGTGTTTCCGCCCGGTTCAGCAGCGGCGTCATCGTCGACTGGTAGCGCTCCAGCTCGGTCCTGGCGTTGACCAGGTCGTCCTTGGCCCGGGTCAGCTCGCTGACCGCCCGGGAGGCGGACGCGTGGTCCAGCTCGTCCCGATCCAGGTCATGGGCGTCGACGGTGGCGATGTAGGCCGCGCTGACCTGGTCGATCCGCTCGCCGAGCGCCTGGAAGCCGGACAGCGCCCGGCGCGAGTCGGCGGACTCCTCGACCGCGGAGATGGTCTCGATCGAGATCTCCAGGTCGCGCTGCGCGGTGTCCAGCTCGTAGAAGGCCTGGGCAGCCGCGTCCTTCGCCGCCTGGGCCTCCGCACGCAGGTTGTCGCCGCGCCGCCACCACGAACGTGCCGTCGTCACAGTGACACTCTCTCCCCGCGCTCGCCGCCCACCACCATCGGCTCCATCCTCCCACCCGCCCGCCTCGAACACACGGCCCGGTCCGTCCGCCGCCTCCTGCCCGCACGTGTCCGGGTATGCGCTTGCCCACCCGCCCCCGCGGCAAGGTAACCTGTGACGTCGCAGTCTCCGGGGCGTGTAGCTCAGTGGTAGAGCGCCGCCCTTACAAGGCGGATGTCGGCGGTTCGAAACCGTCCACGCCCACCCCTCCCCACCCGGCAGCCCTTCGGCGCCGCTTCCACTGTGCGCGAATTCGCGCAGGTGATCGAATGTTTAGCGGGTCCATTACTCCTTCCGGGGAATGGCCGGCATACGCGGGCGCGGAGGGCGCCGGGGTGCTGACGATGAGTGGGTGAGCACTCCGAGGGGGAAGCGCGTACGTGCGTGGGCGGCGCTTGCCGTCGTGACGGCGGCCGTGGGCGCGTGGGGGTTGGGCGGGGTGGCCGCGGCCACCCCCGTCGGCCCGCAACCGGTTGCGCCCGTCAGCCCGCCCGTGTCCGTCACCGTGTCGGCGCAGCCGCACATACCGCGGCCCGGCCCCAGGCCGCCGCACAGCGATCAGCCGACGCCGACGCCGAACGGCCATGAGCCGCACCGGCCCGGGCCGCACCGGTCCCGGCCACCGCACTGGCCGAGGCCGGCGCATCCGCGGCCCGCGCACTGGTGCGGGCGGTGGCACCCGCCCTGGAAGTGGCCTGACCCGCTGCACTGCCGCAAGCACCCGCACCCGCCGACCAAGCCCCCGACCACACCACCGACCACGCCGCCACCGACCACGCCGCCGACGACGCCGCCACCGACCACGCCGCCGACGACGCCGTCCAAACCCACGCCCACGCCGACACCCAAGCCGACGCCCAAACCCGTACCGAAGCCGGCGCCCAAGCCCGCGTCGCGACCGAAACCGGTGGTGAGAGCCGTACCCAAGCCCGCACCCGCGCCGAAGCCCGAGCCCAGGCCCGTACCGAAGCCGACGCCGAAACCCGCACCGAAGCCCGCGCCGCCCGTCGTGCACTGGCCCCGGCAGGCGATCGTGCCGGCCACGGCACCGGCGCCGCACCGGCGGAAGCTGACGACCACGATGCTGCTCACGACGGTGCCGGGACTGCTGGCGGCGGCCGTGCTCAAGCCCGGGTCCGGGGCGTATCGCAGGAACAACCGGTAGGACGCGAGGGGGAGTTCAGATGTCGCAATGGGTGGTACTGCTGATCGCGATGATCGCGGTCTGCGCGGTCGTCATCACCGTGGTCGTCCTCAGGCAGCGCAGGATCGCCGAGGACGACGACCCGAGCGAGACGCCGGACGTCATCGAGTACATGGTGATGATGATCGGGGTGATCTACGCGATCGTGCTGGGCCTGGCGATCGCCGGAGTGTGGGAGGGCAGGGGCGGTGCGCAGGCCGACACGCTGGCCGAGGCGCAGGCGCTGCACGAGGTGAAGGTCCGGGTGCAGGTCTATCCCCCCGCGGTGCGGGACAAGGTACGGGCCGACGTCGACGCCTATGCCGCCTTCGTCGCCGACAAGGAGTGGCCCTACATGCGCAGCCACGGCGAACTCTCGCCGCGGGGCACGCAGTTGCTCGACCAGGTGCGTACCGACGTGACGCAGTTCGACCCGAAGAGCGATCTGGCGGCGCAGGCGTACCAGCCGGTGGTGGACGAGGTCGCCGCCGCCGACATGGCGCGGGCCTCGCGCGGGCAGAGCGTGGGCGCGACGATGCCGGGGGTGGTCTGGTTCGGGCTGATCACCGGCGCGCTGGTGACGGTCGGGCTGATCTTCACGCTACAGATCAGGAGATCGGCCAAGGAGCTGCTGCTCGCCGGGCTGTTCAGCGCGCTCATCGCCTTCCTGCTGTTCCTCATCTGGGACCTGGACGCGCCCTTCGGCAGCGGTCTCGCGGTCTCGGCGGACGTCTTCCGCCAACTGCTGTGAGCCCGCGGCAGCGGTGAGCGCACGCGAGAACGGCCCCGCCGCCCGGTCAGGACCGGGCGGCGGGGCCGCACCTTCGAGCCGTTCCGGCCGCGCCGTGGAGGCGCGGCCGTGTGCGCCGCGCTCAGCGCCAGTTGGACACGTTCACGTTCTCCAGCACGCCCAGCGCGTCGGGCACCAGGACGGCCGCGGAGAAGTACGTACTGACCAGGTAGCTGATGATGGCCTTGTCGTCGATCCCCATGAAGCGCACGTTCAGGCCGGGTTCGTACTCGTCGGGCAGACCGGTCTGGTTGAGGCCGATGACGCCCTGGTTGTCCTCGCCGGTGCGGATCGCGATGATCGAGCTGGTGCGGGCCTCGGAGATCGGGATCTTGTTGCAGCTGAGGATCGGCACGCCGCGCCAGGCGGGAACGGGGGAGCCGAGCACCTCGACCGAGTCGGGGTAGATGCCGGCCCGGGTCCACTCCCGGGCGATGGCCGCGATCGTCTTGGGGTTGGCCAGCAGATAGCGGGTGCCGCGGCGCCGGCTGATCAGCTCGTCCAGGTCGTCGGGCAGCGGCGGGCCGGCGTGCGGCTGGATGCGCTGCTCGTACTCCGCGTTGTTGAGCAGCCCGTACTCCGGGTTGTTGATCAGCTCGTGCTCCTGGCGCTCGCGCAACGCCTCGACGGTGAGCTTGAGTTGCTGCTCGGTCTGGTTCATCGGCTCGTTGTAGAGGTCGGCGACCCGGCTGTGCACCCGCAGCACGGTCTGGGCGACGCTCAGCTCGTACTCGCGGGGCTTGACCTCGTAGTCGACATACGTGGCGGGCAGCGCGGCCTCGCCCTTGTGGCCCGAGGCGAGTTCGATGTTCGCCTCGCCGCGCTTGTTGGCCCGCTGCTGCGGGATCGCGCGGACGGCGTCCAGATGCTCGCGCAGCGGCGCCGCCTGGGCGAGCAGCTCCTGCAGTGCCTGGCGGGGCAGCGCGAGCACGGTGGTGGCCGCGACGGCGCGGGCGGTGAAGCCCGACTCGGCGTCCCCGTCGAGCAGTGCCTGCTCGCCGAAGTGGTCGCCGTCGGCCAGGGTGCCGAGACGATTCTGCTCGCCGTACGACCCCTCGCCGAGCTTCTCGACCTTGCCGTGCGCGATCAGGAAGACCGTGTCGGCCGGCTGGCCGGCCTCGACCAGCACCTCGCCGGGTGCGAACTCACGTTGGACGAAACGGTCCGCCAGGGCGGTCAGCGCCTCCACGTCGTCGAAGGACCGCAGCGCGGCGATCTCACCCAGCTCCTGCGGGATGACCCGGACCTGCGACCCGGTCTTGACGAACGTCACCCGCCCGTCCCCGACCGCGTAGCTCAGCCGCCGGTTGACCCGGTACGTGCCCGCGTTGACCTGCACCCAGGGCAGCACACGCAGCAGCCACCTGGACGAGATCCCCTGCATCTGAGGCGCGGACTTGGTTGTCGTGGCCAGATTCCGCGCGGCGGCGGTGTCAAGGCTCGTACGCGCGTTGTCCTGCGGATTGCCGAGTGCGGCGTCCTGGCCCGCATCAACCGACATGTG is a window of Streptomyces sp. NBC_01477 DNA encoding:
- a CDS encoding HAD family hydrolase; amino-acid sequence: MNRTYSRTIVASDLDRTLIYSAAALALAMPDEEAPRLLTVEVHEAKPLSYMTEAAGRLLVELADAVRFVPATTRTRKQYRRISLPGPQPSYAICANGGHLLVAGRTDHDWNAEMRRRLTEGSAPLAEVRAHLAATADPEWLRKERVAEELFAYLVVDRDRLPAGWVKELAAWAEPLGWTVSLQGRKIYAVPKPLSKSAALAEVVRRTGADRVIAAGDSLLDADLLLAADAGWTPGHGELADSGWTASHVSALGVGGVAAGEEILRRFLAGVRS
- a CDS encoding nucleoside/nucleotide kinase family protein; translation: MLVDDAVALVPSIPGRRALLGLAGAPAAGKSTLARRLVTGVNDRLGADTAAYVPMDGFHLANAQLDRLHLRDRKGAPETFDVDGYVVLLRRLRAERSNPVYAPDFDRRIDEPVAAGLVIPASAALVVTEGNYLADDGPGWAEVRDLLDELWYVETPRRLRERRLLRRHVRGGRSEREAREFIASSERVNARRVELTRAHCTRVVSPRDP
- a CDS encoding O-methyltransferase is translated as MYETKNPQLTPELYGYVLDHNPPLDPIERELIEVTHRSLADVSGMQTAEEQGPLLAFLVRLTGARQIVEVGTFTGFSALSMARALPADGRLIACDISEEWTAVGREAWVKAGVADRIDLRIAPAIDTLRALPGGSWIDLVFLDADKESYIDYWEELLPRLRPGGLLVIDNTLYHGDVADPAATGGGAAVRAFNDHVRADDRVDDVLLTVADGLTLARKRP
- a CDS encoding DUF4383 domain-containing protein, which translates into the protein MRLDDHFPADHRLSQVYRFGAGIMGLILVVFGILGLLNGVSFLSKAGERIAGLNSNGALSIISIVIGGLLFVGMVAGGNFASTLNICVGVAFLLSGFVNLALLDTGNNLLAFKMSNVLFSFAVGVMLLFFGMYGRITGGLPHDNPYWQRRHPEEAAREREARQRAAVAATRPPPRRRGLPQH
- a CDS encoding FmdB family zinc ribbon protein — encoded protein: MPRYEYRCKTCGATFEMRRPMSQSSAPAPCPQGHGDTVKLLSTVSVGGTASAAGSAGPAPAPAGGGGGCCGGGCCS
- a CDS encoding bestrophin-like domain — protein: MSQWVVLLIAMIAVCAVVITVVVLRQRRIAEDDDPSETPDVIEYMVMMIGVIYAIVLGLAIAGVWEGRGGAQADTLAEAQALHEVKVRVQVYPPAVRDKVRADVDAYAAFVADKEWPYMRSHGELSPRGTQLLDQVRTDVTQFDPKSDLAAQAYQPVVDEVAAADMARASRGQSVGATMPGVVWFGLITGALVTVGLIFTLQIRRSAKELLLAGLFSALIAFLLFLIWDLDAPFGSGLAVSADVFRQLL
- a CDS encoding family 2B encapsulin nanocompartment shell protein, which codes for MSVDAGQDAALGNPQDNARTSLDTAAARNLATTTKSAPQMQGISSRWLLRVLPWVQVNAGTYRVNRRLSYAVGDGRVTFVKTGSQVRVIPQELGEIAALRSFDDVEALTALADRFVQREFAPGEVLVEAGQPADTVFLIAHGKVEKLGEGSYGEQNRLGTLADGDHFGEQALLDGDAESGFTARAVAATTVLALPRQALQELLAQAAPLREHLDAVRAIPQQRANKRGEANIELASGHKGEAALPATYVDYEVKPREYELSVAQTVLRVHSRVADLYNEPMNQTEQQLKLTVEALRERQEHELINNPEYGLLNNAEYEQRIQPHAGPPLPDDLDELISRRRGTRYLLANPKTIAAIAREWTRAGIYPDSVEVLGSPVPAWRGVPILSCNKIPISEARTSSIIAIRTGEDNQGVIGLNQTGLPDEYEPGLNVRFMGIDDKAIISYLVSTYFSAAVLVPDALGVLENVNVSNWR